In Bacteroidota bacterium, a single genomic region encodes these proteins:
- the sppA gene encoding signal peptide peptidase SppA has protein sequence MRQFFKFMFASMLGFLITLFIVIVILVSAVSALVKSSADEVVEISGNSILRLELNDEILDRSSKNPFDNFNFSSFKTEQQIGLNDLLKDIKKAKEDVNIKGIFLDLSSIPAGIATVEEIRNALLDFKSSKKFILSYSEFYTQKSYYLSSVADAVYLNPAGGMDWKGLSAQVLFFKGTLEKLEVEPEIIRHGKFKSAIEPFILDKMSDANRLQTKTFIGSIWNHVLDGISAQRKITVAELGTLANTLAINSADDAVAARLVDSKKYYDEVSDELKKRAGVSTDEKLPFVSLQKYHRVSGSKHDKLAMDKIAVIFAQGDIESGEGDDKTIGSDRIAAAIQEARLDKKVKAIVLRVNSPGGSALASDVIWREAVLAKKVKPFVVSMGDVAASGGYYISCVADKIIASPSTITGSIGVFGLMLNAQKLLNNKLGITIDTVNTNSHADFGSTFRPLSAEERTTLQNSVERVYDDFITKVAEGRHKTKAEVDSLGQGRVWSGADALRLGLIDEFGGLDKAIAVAAKLAKMDEYRIYNLPKQKDALEQIVNDFTGGTETKLLKKELGQSYNYLQQLRSLARANHTIQARMEYALEIY, from the coding sequence ATGCGTCAGTTTTTCAAGTTTATGTTTGCCTCTATGCTGGGCTTTTTAATTACGCTTTTTATTGTTATTGTTATTCTTGTTTCAGCAGTATCAGCCCTAGTAAAATCGAGTGCCGATGAGGTGGTGGAGATTTCCGGGAATTCCATTTTGCGCCTTGAACTCAACGATGAAATTTTGGATCGCTCTTCCAAAAACCCTTTTGATAATTTTAATTTTTCATCCTTTAAAACAGAGCAGCAAATTGGCTTAAACGATTTACTAAAGGACATTAAGAAAGCAAAAGAAGATGTAAATATTAAGGGCATTTTCCTTGATTTATCTTCCATTCCGGCCGGTATTGCTACAGTGGAGGAAATTCGAAATGCCTTATTGGATTTTAAAAGTTCTAAAAAATTCATTTTGAGTTATAGTGAATTTTACACCCAAAAATCCTACTACCTCTCCAGTGTTGCCGATGCCGTGTACCTTAATCCTGCAGGTGGAATGGACTGGAAAGGCCTAAGTGCTCAAGTATTATTTTTTAAAGGCACGCTCGAAAAATTGGAAGTGGAGCCTGAAATTATTCGTCATGGAAAATTTAAAAGTGCCATTGAGCCATTTATCTTAGATAAAATGAGCGATGCCAACCGACTACAAACCAAAACTTTTATTGGTTCTATTTGGAACCATGTGCTGGATGGGATTTCGGCACAGCGAAAAATAACAGTAGCTGAATTGGGAACACTTGCAAATACGCTGGCTATAAATAGTGCCGACGATGCGGTAGCAGCCCGATTGGTGGATAGCAAAAAATATTACGATGAAGTGAGCGATGAACTAAAGAAAAGAGCAGGAGTGAGTACAGATGAAAAATTGCCATTTGTGTCGCTTCAAAAATACCACCGTGTTTCGGGAAGCAAACACGATAAATTAGCCATGGATAAAATCGCCGTAATTTTTGCTCAAGGCGATATTGAAAGCGGTGAAGGAGATGACAAAACGATTGGCTCAGATAGGATTGCCGCAGCCATTCAAGAGGCACGATTAGATAAAAAAGTGAAAGCAATTGTGCTGCGTGTGAATTCTCCGGGAGGAAGTGCATTGGCTTCAGATGTGATTTGGAGAGAAGCAGTATTGGCAAAAAAAGTGAAACCATTTGTAGTTTCTATGGGCGATGTGGCCGCTTCCGGCGGATATTACATCAGCTGCGTGGCCGATAAAATTATTGCCAGTCCTAGCACCATTACCGGCTCAATTGGCGTTTTTGGCCTGATGCTGAATGCACAAAAGCTGCTGAACAACAAATTAGGAATTACCATTGATACGGTGAATACCAATAGCCATGCAGACTTTGGTTCTACCTTTCGTCCACTTAGTGCCGAAGAACGCACCACTTTGCAAAATTCTGTGGAGCGCGTTTACGATGATTTTATTACAAAAGTGGCAGAAGGCCGGCACAAAACAAAAGCAGAGGTAGATAGCCTCGGTCAAGGTAGAGTTTGGAGTGGTGCCGATGCGCTTCGTTTAGGTTTGATTGATGAATTTGGAGGCTTAGATAAAGCAATCGCTGTAGCGGCAAAATTGGCTAAAATGGATGAATACCGCATTTATAATTTGCCCAAACAAAAGGATGCGCTCGAACAAATCGTGAATGATTTTACAGGTGGTACCGAAACAAAATTGTTGAAAAAAGAATTGGGACAAAGTTACAATTACCTTCAGCAGTTGCGTTCTCTAGCGCGCGCTAATCACACCATTCAAGCAAGGATGGAATATGCGCTCGAAATTTATTAA
- the pdxA gene encoding 4-hydroxythreonine-4-phosphate dehydrogenase PdxA: MTESDGLVKVGISIGDFNGIGMEVIIKTFMDNRMMQVCTPIVYGSSRIASFHRKALNINDFSFNIIKDAGAANPKMANLINCWDEELKMDLGTSTPIAGEKSIKSLELAVADLKSGKIDVLVTAPINKHNVQSDTFKFPGHTEFLAESFNTKDYLMLLVSDDLRIGTVTGHIPLSQVPAALSIEKICAKVKIMNESLMRDFGIRKPKIAVLGLNPHAGDGGLLGDEETKLIVPAIEKLKADGLLVIGPYAADGFFGSNVYKQFDGVLAMYHDQGLIPFKSMAFETGVNFTAGLPVVRTSPDHGTGYDIAGKNLASESSFREAVYAACDIFTKRQMNAGLLSNPLKITNQRRERG, encoded by the coding sequence ATGACAGAATCAGATGGTTTAGTAAAAGTAGGTATTTCGATTGGCGATTTTAATGGCATCGGAATGGAGGTAATCATCAAAACATTTATGGACAACCGCATGATGCAAGTTTGCACACCCATTGTTTACGGGTCATCACGCATTGCTTCCTTTCACCGCAAAGCACTTAATATAAACGATTTTAGTTTTAATATTATTAAAGATGCAGGTGCAGCAAATCCCAAAATGGCTAACCTTATTAATTGTTGGGACGAAGAGTTGAAAATGGATTTAGGCACAAGCACTCCCATTGCCGGCGAAAAATCAATTAAATCGTTAGAGCTTGCTGTGGCAGATTTGAAAAGTGGAAAGATTGATGTGCTTGTTACAGCTCCTATCAATAAACACAATGTGCAAAGCGATACCTTTAAATTTCCAGGACATACCGAATTCCTGGCCGAAAGTTTTAATACAAAAGATTACCTCATGCTTTTAGTAAGCGACGATTTGCGCATTGGCACCGTTACCGGACATATTCCGCTAAGTCAGGTACCGGCAGCTTTATCGATTGAAAAAATTTGCGCAAAAGTTAAAATCATGAACGAGTCGCTGATGCGGGATTTTGGAATACGTAAACCAAAAATTGCTGTATTGGGTTTAAATCCGCATGCCGGAGATGGTGGATTGCTCGGCGATGAAGAAACAAAATTAATTGTACCCGCAATCGAAAAGCTTAAGGCAGATGGATTATTGGTGATAGGGCCTTATGCTGCGGATGGATTTTTTGGTTCGAATGTGTACAAACAATTTGATGGCGTATTGGCCATGTATCACGATCAGGGATTAATTCCTTTTAAATCGATGGCCTTTGAAACAGGAGTAAATTTTACAGCCGGTTTGCCGGTAGTGCGCACTTCACCCGATCATGGCACAGGCTACGACATTGCCGGAAAGAATTTAGCTTCCGAATCATCCTTTCGAGAAGCAGTTTACGCGGCATGCGATATTTTTACCAAGCGACAAATGAATGCCGGCCTCCTTTCAAATCCGTTAAAAATAACAAACCAACGAAGAGAAAGAGGATAA
- the rnhA gene encoding ribonuclease HI gives MPHITMYTDGSSRGNPGRGGFGVVLLSGKHRKEISQGYKFTTNNRMELLSVIVGLESLKNDGCEVTIYSDSKYVVDSVEKKWVFGWQKKNFSGKKNPDLWARFLRIYPKHKVKFIWIKGHNENPENERCDELAVAAAEGKGLIEDFGYKNEG, from the coding sequence ATGCCACATATTACAATGTATACCGATGGTTCATCGCGCGGAAACCCCGGTCGCGGAGGATTTGGGGTAGTGCTCCTTTCGGGAAAACACCGCAAAGAAATTTCGCAAGGCTATAAATTCACAACCAATAACCGCATGGAATTACTGAGTGTAATTGTTGGTTTGGAGAGTTTAAAAAACGATGGGTGTGAGGTTACCATTTATTCCGACTCAAAATATGTGGTGGATTCCGTAGAGAAAAAATGGGTATTTGGCTGGCAAAAGAAAAATTTTTCGGGCAAAAAAAATCCGGATTTGTGGGCACGCTTTTTACGCATTTATCCCAAACATAAGGTAAAATTTATTTGGATAAAAGGTCACAATGAAAATCCTGAAAACGAGCGATGCGATGAATTAGCGGTGGCTGCAGCCGAAGGGAAAGGGCTTATTGAAGATTTTGGATATAAAAATGAAGGTTGA